The Miscanthus floridulus cultivar M001 chromosome 7, ASM1932011v1, whole genome shotgun sequence genome includes a region encoding these proteins:
- the LOC136466325 gene encoding cytokinin hydroxylase-like gives MLKVMVIGMQDVIGLMQETTAKMLAEWGDAVAAAGNGQGAVVDVERGVVRNAAEIIAKASFGVADDEAGARVFRKLQAMQAMLFQSNRLVGVPLARLLHVRKTYDAWRLGREIDALLMDIIDARRRRSRGSSSQGKDLLSLLLAGTEATAGAERRLTTRELVDECKTFFFGGHETTALALSWTLLMLAAHPDWQDALREEVARELGDHQNLDAAALGRLTKMGWVMNEALRLYPPSPNVQRQALEDVTAEGKSTGVVIPRGTNMWVDVVTMHHDVELWGADAHEFRPERFARDPVQGGCRHRMGFLPFGFGGRICVGRNLTAMEYRVVLAMLLRRFRVSVAPEYRHAPKIMLSLRPSDGIQLRLTPLEVVDHTAAATAVATATSSSAQLAS, from the coding sequence ATGCTGAAGGTGATGGTAATTGGTATGCAGGACGTGATCGGGCTGATGCAGGAGACCACCGCCAAGATGCTGGCCGAGTGGGGCgacgcggtggcggcggccggcaACGGGCAGGGCGCCGTCGTGGACGTGGAGAGGGGCGTGGTCCGCAACGCTGCGGAAATCATCGCGAAGGCGAGCTTCGGGGTGGCGGACGACGAGGCCGGCGCGCGGGTGTTCCGGAAGCTGCAGGCCATGCAGGCGATGCTGTTCCAGTCCAACCGCCTCGTCGGGGTGCCGCTGGCGCGCCTGCTGCACGTGCGCAAGACCTACGACGCGTGGCGCCTGGGCCGGGAGATCGATGCCCTGCTCATGGACATCATCgacgcgcgccgccgccgttccCGGGGGAGCAGCAGCCAGGGGAAGGACCTGCTGTCGCTGCTGCTTGCCGGGACGGAGGCCACGGCGGGCGCCGAGCGGCGGCTCACCACGCGGGAGCTGGTGGACGAGTGCAAGACCTTCTTCTTCGGCGGGCACGAGACCACGGCGCTGGCGCTGTCGTGGACGCTGCTCATGCTCGCCGCGCACCCGGACTGGCAGGACGCGCTGCGGGAGGAGGTGGCGCGCGAGCTCGGCGACCACCAGAACCTCGACGCCGCCGCGCTTGGCCGCCTCACCAAGATGGGGTGGGTCATGAACGAGGCGCTGCGACTCTACCCGCCGTCGCCCAACGTGCAGCGGCAGGCGCTGGAGGACGTGACGGCGGAGGGCAAGTCCACCGGCGTCGTCATCCCGCGCGGCACCAACATGTGGGTGGACGTGGTGACCATGCACCACGACGTGGAGCTGTGGGGCGCCGACGCGCACGAGTTCCGGCCGGAGCGCTTCGCCCGTGACCCCGTGCAGGGCGGGTGCCGCCACCGCATGGGGTTCCTCCCCTTCGGCTTCGGCGGCCGCATCTGCGTCGGCCGCAACCTCACGGCCATGGAGTACCGCGTCGTGCTGGCCATGCTGCTGCGCCGGTTCCGGGTGTCGGTGGCGCCCGAGTACCGGCACGCGCCCAAGATCATGCTCTCGCTCAGGCCCTCCGATGGCATCCAGCTCCGCCTCACACCACTGGAGGTGGTGGACCACACTGCAGCTGCTACTGCTGTTGCTACTGCCACGTCATCATCGgcccagctagctagctag